A segment of the Sulfurovum indicum genome:
TACCTATAAAGACCTGATCCTCCTTACCGATACAAGCGGAGGAGTGGATAATGTCATGTTGATGAATGAGCCGGGACGTTATTTCTATACAAATCTAAGCTATAAATTCTAAAAGCTTGATTTTTGACAAGTATGAAGAGTCCACTCTTCATGCCCGGCCTGTCTTCTGTTTCAAACATCTATCTTTATCATAGCCTTATCCTCTCTGTTATTTCTCCTTTTATACTGTAATTCTGTTTTTACTGTTCCTATCTTTTTTATAAAACAATACATTCATCCATAAGAGAGGATCTTAAACTTTTTATAGAATCCTCTTGAAAATATCTCTTTTTCTATATAAGTTTGTTGATTTGACTGGTTTGTATTTATCAGAGAAGTGTTAAATTAGTGTTAAATTCTTGATGTAAATCAATTATATTTATAATAAGATTAAGATATAATGAAAAGATGGGCGATAGTACTTTGTGTTATTGACTAAAATTTTAAGGAGGAAAAAATGAGCTACAGATTAAGCAGATTCGCATCGCTTGTTCTTGGTTCTGCACTGAGTGTAACGACACTTTTTGGTGCGGGAGAGCTGGATAAAGTGATGAAAGAGAGAGGGTTGACACAGGCTGACCTGCTGGCAGCAGCAAAAACCTATACACCTAGTGGCGGACGTGACAAGTATATTGTATTCAGTTCCGGTGGACAGTCCGGACAGATCATGGTCTATGGTGTACCCTCTATGAGGATCCTGAAATATATCGGTGTCTTTACCCCGGAACCGTGGCAGGGATGGGGGTACGATGATGATACCAAAAAAATTCTTGCACAGGGTAATATCAGAGGCAAGCAGATCACATGGGGTGACACACATCACCCGGCTCTCTCAGAAACAGCTGGCAAATATGATGGGAAATGGCTGGTCATTAACGACAAGGCAAATCCAAGACTTGCAGTAATAGATCTTGCAGACTTCGTTACCAAGCAGATCGTGGTAAACCCGGTCTTTAAATCAGACCACGGTGGAGCGTTCTTTACGCCGAACTCCGAATATATTCTGGAAGCATGTCAATACGCAGCTCCTTTTGATAACAACTATCATCCCATCGAAGAGTATAAAGAGACCTACCGAGGCGGTGTGACAGTTTGGAAGTTCGATCATGAAAAAGGCAAGATCATTCCTGAGGAATCATTTACGATTGAAATGCCTCCGTATATGCAGGATCTTTCTGATTCAGGCAAGGCGGCAAGTAACGGTTGGGGGTTCACCAACTCTTTCAACTCCGAAATGTATACCGGAGGTATCGAAAAAGGGCTTCCGCCATTTGAAGCGGGTATGAGTCGTAACGATACCGATTTTCTGCATATGTACAACTGGAAGAAGCTGGCTGAACTTGCAAAAGATGACAAGAATGTGAAGATCATTAACGGACATAGAGTTATTCCTATGAATGTCGCGATCAAAAATGATGCCCTCTTTCTGATCCCTGAGCCGAAATCACCCCACGGTGTAGATGTATCACCAGATGGTAAAAGTATTGTTGTCTGCGGTAAACTTGACACACATGCAACAGTTTACGATTTTGACAAGCTTATGAAAGCAATCAAGAATAAAGATTATGTAGGAAAAGACCCATACGGTATTCCGATTTTAGATCTCAAGAAAACTATGCATTGTCAAGCTGAGCTTGGTCTTGGACCATTACACAACCAGTATGGAAAGAACTGGAAAGATGGTGAAATTTATACTTCTCTTTATGTTGATTCCCAGGTTGTCAAATGGAATTACAAAACATGTAAAGTAGAAGACAGACAGAATGTCAACTATAATATCGGACACCTTTGTGGTATGGAGGGCAAGTCAGCTGATCCTCAGGGAGACTACATCATTGCACTGAACAAACTGGCAATTGACAGATTTAACGAGATAGGGCCATTGCACCCGCAAAACCACCAGCTAATAGATATCCGAGGCAAGAAGATGCAACTGCTTTATGATATGCCGGTACCTCTGGGGGAGCCGCACCAGGCAGTGGCGATAAGAGCAAGCAAACTGCATACACATGTACGCTATAAAATGGGGACAAATGCCTTTACCGGTGAAGTCCATGAGGGTAAAACACTTGCAGGACAGGAGAAAATCGTAAGAAAAGGGAATCATGTCTATGTGTACGGTACTGTGGTGAGATCACATATTAATCCGGAGCGTGTAACGGTAAATAAAGGTGATATTGTAACTTTCTATTTGACAAATCTTGAAAGAGCACAGGATGAAACACACGGATTTACAGTGGACAACTATAATATACACACTTCACTCGAACCGGGTAAAACCGTTGCCGCTACATTCAAAGCAGACATGGAGGGCGTATTCCCTTACTACTGTACAGAGTTCTGTTCCGCACTTCACCTGGAGATGATGGGATACCTTATGGTAAAAGATCCGAACAAGAAATATACAGCGGCTAAAAAACTCAAAATGGCAGCAATGAGCCCTGAACAGCTCAAAAAAGAGTATGAACAGACTGTAGCTGTAAACAATGCGACTGATAAAGTTATTCAAAGTGTTGTGAAGTTCCTTAAAGATAACCACTATGAGAAGTATCCGACTGTCAAAGCTTTGGTTGTGGATGCATTGGATCAGTACGGTAAGATCGCTGAGCAGAAGAAAAAGTCTGATGCAGCAGTGAAAGCCGGAGATCTTGAAAAAGCGATCCTTTTTGAAAATATGATCTGGCAGTATATGGTCAAAACAGCTGATGTTGGTATCAGAGCGAAAGATCTCCTGGTCAAGAAAGTGGCAAAACCGATGAGTGAAGCAGCAAAACGAGGTGAAACCGCATATCTTGAAGGTGGGTGTAACGGATGTCATGTCATCGGAAAAGTATCTTCCGGTCCGGATTTGACAGGTGTACTCCAAAGACATGAGAACGGGGAACAATGGGTAGCTGAGTGGATCATGCATCCTGAAAAAATGTATGAGAATGACTATATTAAGTCTATGATCAACTACTTCAATCTTAAAATGCCTAACCAGGGAATGACAGAACAGCAGACAAAAGATATCATTGAATATCTTAAGTGGATCGACGAAAACGCGAATCTCTTCTAGCATCTACAATATAAAGGGGACCCCCCCTTTATACACTATCCTATAAATAAAGCTTATGGTTTTAAAGTATAATTTAATTTGATAGATATCAAGTATTATCGAAAGTGAATAGGGTAGAATATACTGTATAAGGGATATAGGCATATTTAAAAACTTGATTTGTTTGAGTTTTTAAATATATCTATAAAGAAAGGATATCTATGAGTTCTTTGGCAAAGTCAAGACTGTTTACACTGTTGGCATTGGGTATATTGCTATATTGGTTCGTCATTCCTGCTGTATTTACACATAATGTTGTCGAGATGGGACGACAGGGGAAAGGAGAGCATCTCTCTGATATGACGGTAAAGGTCTGGGACTATTATCAGAGTGGACGATATGTCTCTCCAAACATTCCTAAAGAGGATGCGAACAATCTGCGAAAAATGATCGCCGATGATATGGAGCTGAATGTAGTGACAGCACCGATCTGGTATGTGGCACTTGAAGCACCAAACTATCCTAAAGATGCATTTCCCGAAGGGATCCCTGTATTTTACCACTTTGACGGATTCAGCGGGGATGTACATGAGATGAATACGATCAATCATTATATCGGAATGGACCCGATGGAGAGAGGAGCACCGTATCTTCGTATGTTGGCACCTTATGCCCTGATCTTTGTAGCATGGATCATGGCGATGTTCATGATCTATAACAATAGACTCTTGAATCTTCTTATGCTGATCCCTGTGGTATTGCCGTTGGTTTTCATAGGGTTCTACTCTTATTGGCTCTACTGGTTTGGACACCATATGCATGACTGGGGTGCATTCAAGATTAAACCTTTTACTCCTACGGTTTTTGGGGACGGGAAAGTAGCGCAGTTCATCACGCATTCCTATCCGACACTTGGTTTCTGGCTTTTGGTTGCGATCAGTGTGCTGAGTATTTTGGCATTGGCGGCAAAACGTAAATATCAGAAAAGTAAACAAGAAGTATAAAATGATACAAAAGATCATAGCTTTCAGTATCGCAATAAGTTCTTTGTCCTCGGCAGGCAATGTATTGCAGGAGGCTATTGACAATGCAAAACCGGGATCACGTCTGGAATTGCCTGCAGGTATTTACCGCGGGAATATTGTAATTGACAAACCGCTGATCATAGACGGTAAAGATCAGAAAGCAGTGATAGAAGGTGATGGCAAAAGTACGGTTATTACCATTTTGAGTTCCGGAGTTACTGTAAAGAATCTTACCATTCGAAACAGTGGGGAAAATCATGACAAAGTGGATGCCGGAATTGCCCTTAAGAAGGTGACACAGTGCATAGTTGAGAATAACCGGATCGTTGACTGTCTTTTTGGTATCGATATGGCAGAAGTGACAAGCTCAGAGATCAATAACAACTATATTGAGTCTAAACCTTTTGACCTTGGTATTCGGGGTGACGGTGTACGGTTGTGGTACAGCAACGACAACCACCTGAGCGGAAACCATCTTTACAAGTCACGCGACTTTGTTGTGTGGTACTCGCATGGAAACCTGATAGAAAAAAATCTGGGTGAGTATGGAAGGTATTCACTGCATTTTATGTATACAGGAAAGAACTTTGTAAGAGATAATGTCTATAAACACAACTCTGTAGGGATATTCTTCATGTATTCACGTGATACGGTAGCTACAGGAAACCTGATACAAAACTCTCTGGGAACCACAGGACTGGGTATTGGACTGAAGGATGCCAGCAATTTTATCCTGAAGAACAACACGATCATCTATTGTGCAAGAGGATTATATGTGGACAGGTCACCATATGAACCCGGTGAGACCAATCTGATAGAAGGAAACCGTATTATTTACAACAGTGAAGGGATTCATTTTCACTCTTTAAGTTTGCATAACCGCTTCGAGAACAATGTTTTTAAAGGAAATATTGAAAATATTGTTAATGATTCTTACAATACCAAGGTCACAGAGAATTATTTTGACGGGAACTATTGGGATGACTACGAAGGCTTTGATAGGAATGGTGACGGTATAGGTGATAGTGCCTATAACTATTATGCCTATGCCGACAAAGTGTGGCTTCTCAATCATAATGTGAAGTTTTTTTACGGCTCACCGGTGATTTCTATTTTGAACTTTTTGGCAAAGCTGGCACCTTTTTCGGAGCCGGTATTGTTATTGAGTGATGAACATCCTAAAATGTACGAAGGGCAGGTATAATGGAAGAGAAAGTACAACAGCCAGCTTCGAAAGAGGAGTTGAAACGACGCGCATTCATGAAACAGGCAGCCGGTCTTGGTGTGCTTGGGATTGCTGCAGCCGGAGGGATCTGGGCAGCAAAAGGTTTCAAGCCGGAAAAAGGGAGGTTAAGGCCTCCAGGTGCTGTACCTGAAGATCAGTATCTCTCTATGTGTATCAAGTGTGGGCAGTGTCTTCAGGTCTGTCCTTATGATTCCATCAAGCTGGAAGATATAGACGGGAAAGCTGGTGTGGGAACAGCTTATATTGATCCTCTGGCCAGGGGATGTTATCTTTGTGAAGCTTTTCCCTGTGTGTTGGCATGTCCGACCGGTGCACTTAACCATGAAGCAAATGTGATCGATAAAGTACATATGGGTATGGTGATCATCGTAAATGAAAGTGCCTGTATTGCATTGGAGAACAAAAAAGTCACCAGGGAGATGATCGGCCGTATCTATGACCATACGAAAGTGATCACAAATGCAGAGCGGCTGGCACGAAAAGTAAACATTTACGATAATGACGAGGAAAAAGTGAAGCTGCAAAAAGAGCTTTTGCAGAAATTGAGTGCAGAGGAGGGGAAAATATGCAGTCTCTGTGCTGATATGTGCCCCTATCCTGCCCCTGAACAGGCTATTGGAATGGTCTCAAAGAACGGGGGACTCTTCCCTGAGATCAGGGATGCGTGTGTTGGATGTGGTGCCTGTGTGGAAGTTTGTCCGACAAAAGTGCTCCAAATTCTTCCGTATGCAACGTATGCTGAAGTGTATGAAAAAAACAAAGGAAGTAAAAATGCGTAATACAGTATGGATCATCTCATTGGGAACAGCACTGGTCTGTTTTAATGGATGCAGTAGCGAAAAGCCAAGTGAATCAGCTTCAGAAGTAAAAACCACAGGAGATATCGTTGTAACGGAGGGGGTTGTAAAAACACTGAAAAAAGAGGGGGAGTCAAAAGAGAACAGCGGGCAATTCTATTACTCCTACAATAAAGAGAAAAAAGGGAATGAATACAACTCTGAAACATCCAAGGTAAGAACAGAGCTTGATGCTTACAGAAATATCAAATCCCCATACGAGAGTGTACAGATTACACTGATGATACAGCAGTTGAGTCCTGATTACCGTCTTTTGTGTTCCGCCTGCCATGATGATTACGCGAACGGGGTGATCGGGCCAGCTCTGCTGGACAAGAATGCAACATTTATCTATGAACAGATCATTGCATTTAAAACAGGCAGGAAGAAGAATGAGCTGATGAGAGAGCTGGTCAATCGTATAGAGGAAGAGCGTCTCAAGGCTATTGCAAAAGAGATCGAAAGGTTTAACAGAGAAATCAGAGAGATGAGGAGTCAAGGAAAATGAAACATGTATTAGCGGCTATTGTAACGGTACTGGCACTTGGAGCAATGTTTTTGGTATATCAGTCTGATAAAGAGGTCAATAAGCTTGAAGAGATCAAAAAAATGATCGCCAAGACAGAAGTAAAGGTGAAACTTGATACACAGACAGTTTTACAGGTGGAACCTGTAGAAAGCTTGAGCCAGGTAGAGATCGAAAAAGAGCAGGAAAAGAAAAAGAAAGAACTGGATGAGAAACTTCAGGCTCTGAAAGAGAAAGCAGGGAATGTAGCAGCATTCAATGTGAGCCCGCTCTATAAACAGAAATGTGCTTCCTGTCACGGAGTAAACGGTGAAGGAATCATCGGTCCGAAACTCATAGGTCTCAGTGCACAAAAAGTTTATCAGGATTTGGTGGACTTCAAATCGGGTGCAAGGAAGAACTATGTAATGTATGGTCTGCTCAGTAAAATGGAAGAGAGTCAGATGAAAGAGCTCTCTGACGAGATTGGATCGTTCGAAACAAAACTGAAAGAGCAGCAGTAAGTGTCATAGAAGTCGTTTCCGACTTCTGTTCCAGCCCCAAGCAAAGGATAGCAAATGGATAGATATAACGGTAGCGTCAAGGAGTTGATCAATGCTCCTTTGTTGAGTACCTTGTATTACAAAACCAAAAACGGAAAACTCAGACTTACCCTCAGAGCATGGAGGTGGTTGAGTATCATCATCATTAATCTGCTCTTTTTCCTCTCTTTCCATATTGATCTGCAGATGCTGGAAGGTACACTGAACGGATCAAGACTGTTTGGATTTCACCTGGTCGATCCGTTTACCGCGCTGGAGATCTTTGCAGCAGAGCACCATTTCCATACCAATGTGATTATTGGTACGATGACACTGATCGTTTTCTATTTTCTTATTGGCGGTAAAGCATATTGTGCATGGGTATGTCCGTATGGGATACTCAGTGAGATAGGAGAGCGTATTCATCAAATACTTGTGCGCAGAAAGATCATTAAGGAGCATAAATTCACACCGAATGTACGCTTTGTTTTCTGGGGGATCTTTCTGGCAGCTGCAGCGATAGATGGCTATCTTGTTTTTGAAGTGATCAATCCTATCGGGTATTTGAGCCGTGCGATTACATATGGATGGAGTCTGGCTTTTGTATGGGTGCTTGTGGTACTTTCCATTGAAATATTCTACTCCAGAAGGGCATGGTGTAAATATATCTGTCCGGTAGGTACAACCTACAATATGCTTGGCTGGGCAAGTATGACCAAAGTCAAGTGGGATATGAACAGATGTGACCACTGCGGTGCCTGTCTGAATGCTTGCTTTGAAGACCATGTCTTGGAGTTCATTAAACCAAAATATGACAAAGAGAGAAAAGAGAAAGGTGTGGAAACACAACTGGTGGTCAATGGTGACTGTACACTGTGTGGCAGATGCTTTGATGTGTGTCATACCGATGCCTACAATTATGAGTTTAGACTGAAGGATTTGATCTGATGCTGGTTAAAGTCCAAAAGGTAAGCAAGGTGTTCATGGGAAGCAGAGTGCTTGACAATGTTGATCTTACTGTAGAACGTGGGGACCGTATTGCGATGATGGGACCTAATGGTGCAGGAAAGACTACGCTAGTACGGGCGATACTCGGGTTTTATCATATTGACAGTGGAGTGATTAGTGTCAACGGGTATGACCCTGTAAAGCAGAGAGTGGATGTGCTGAAGAACATCAGTTTTATTCCTCAGCTGCCACCGCCTGTCAAACTGAGTCTTGAAGAGCTGCTTCTTTATGTGGAACGCAGTTCCGGAGTCTCCAGAGCAAAAATCTTTGAAGAATCCAACCGGATGGATCTGGACCTTAAAAAACATATTTCCAAACCCTTCTTCAAACTTTCCGGAGGAATGAAGCAAAAACTTCTGATCGCGATCGCTCTTTCCAAAAAAAGCGACCTGCTTATTTTTGATGAACCGACAGCCAACCTTGATCCGAAAGGACGAGAGAAGTTCTATGAACTTCTTGGTGAGATTGATGTGTCATGTTCCACCCTTTTTATTACACACAGACTTGATGAGATCGAAGGGTTGGTTAATCGGAAAATCTATATGGATCTTGGAAAGGTGGTAGAAGATGAAAAAGTTTAAATTTCTCTTTTTTACAGGGCTTCTTTTTTTACTGGTTTTTCCTGGCTGTGATAAAAAATCGACAGGAGAAGCAGTAAAAATGCACTGGGACCGGGATATGTGCGAACGCTGTAAAATGGCTATCAGTGAACGCAAATTTGCTGTTCAGATCATAGAGCCTGAAAGCGGCAGGGATTATAAATTTGATGATATCGGCTGCGCGGTACTCTGGATAGATGAGACAAACATCCCGTGGAGAGATCAGGCAATCATATGGGTCACTGATGCAAAGAGTGGTTTATGGCTGGATGCAAGACAGGCAAAATATACTGAAGGAGCGATCACCCCTATGGCATTTGGTTTTGCCGCATACAGTGATGAAACCTTGCCGGACGGAGCCAAAACATATGATCTTCCACGTGTAACCGAGAAGATAAGAGAGATCGAAAAAAAGAACACACATAAAGTTAGGAACTACTGATGAAAAATATTTTTCTTGTGGCATACCTGGATATAAAAGAGTCGTTGCGCTCAAAATGGTTCTATGTCTACTCTGTTGTGTTTGGTGGTCTGATGGCACTCTTTTTTATCACTGGAGTTTCAGATTCTGTGGTAATGGGCTTTACCGGGCTGAGCCGTATGTTACTGATTTTTATTCAGGTAACGATCATTATTTTGCCTATTTTCATTTTAATCACAACAGTAAAATCGATCTCTGGAGACCGTGAAAGTAATGTCCTTGAATATATGCTCTCTTTTCCTGTGGCGTTAAAGGACTATTATTGGGGTAAAATGCTCGGACGGTTCCTGACGGTTTTTATGCCGGTTTTTCTCGCTCTTTTGCTTGGTGTTGTTTTCGGTCTTTTTAAAGGAGGTGAACTGCCGTGGCGTATGGTATTTCTTTACTCCACGCTTCTCTTCTCTTTGAGTTTTGTTTTTTTGGGACTGGCATTTTTCCTTTCGACTCTGGTCAAGTCAACAGATATTGCACTGGGAAGTTCTTTTGTGGTCTGGATTGCAATGCTGGCATTCATTGATATTGCATTGATGGGACTGATGCTTCAGAACAGGATGAATGACGGATTGATCATTGTGTTGGCCATGCTCAACCCTATAGAAGTATTCCGTATCGGGGCAATTTCACTTTTTGATCCCGAACTAACCGTTATAGGACCGGTTGCCTATTATCTTCTTGATACACTGGGAGCAACACTCTTAATGGTATATGCCATCATATATCCTATCATAATGGGAGCAATTTTGGCATATTTGGGATATATTGCCTTTAGGAAAAAAGATCTTTTGTAAGGAGATTAAATGAGAAAAATTATTTTAAGTCTGTTACTGTTTGCCGGAACAGGTATTGCCGGGACATCATTTAACAGCAAGATACTGTTGTTGAATCAAAAAGCTAACGACCCTGTTTATCAACTTCCTTTGAATCAATATATGGAGTGGCTCTGTGAAGCAGAGTTGAAAAACGGGGAAAAAGTACAGTTTGTATCTGTCAAAGCGATGATGCAGGTCTATCAGCATCAAGAATACTTTCTTGAACGGCAACTGCTTTCTGCACCTATAAGGATGATCTATGTACAGGATTTCATTAGTGGACAGAGAGTTGATGCAACCAAAGCGGTCTATGTATTCGGCAGCAGGATTGTCGGACCGCACGGAGATGAGCTGATCCCCTTTGGCTCGGAAGAGAATGCCAAACTTTTCATGATGAAAAATGGCGGAACAAAGATATTGCCTTTTACGAGAATAACCAAAGGTTTAATCAGATATTTAGACATGTGAGTCACGTTTTTAGTGACGGAACCGGAGCGGTCGTAACGAAGTGGAGCCGCGAAGAGAGGAAATTGAAAAGTCGGTAAATGCTTTATATACCCAGCGATTCCAGACAGGAGGAAAAATGATGAAGAGACCGGACCCCATTAATGAAGAGATAGAACTCAAAAACAATGTCTATATTGAGAGCGATACGGATCTTAAAGGCATTATCACATATGTCAATGACTATTTTGCAGAGATATCACGTTACAGCAAAGGTGAACTTGTCGGTCAGCCGCACAGTATTGTACGTCATCCCGATATGCCAAAGATCCTGTTCAAGATCCTTTGGGATCGTATCCAGCATGGACATAACTTTATTGCAGCGATCAAAAACCTTGCCAAGGACGGAAGATACTATTGGGTATTTACCGATTTTGATATACTTAAGGACGAGCATGACAACCCGGTAGGATATAAGGCCTCCAGGAAGAAGATATCCAAACATGTGACGGATATACTGGATCCGCTTTACAGAAAACTGGTTGAGATCGAAAAAGAGAGTGGTATGGAGGCTTCTGAAAAGTATTTGACAGATTTTTTGAAATCCCATGGAGATGATATTACCGTAGACAACATGCTTGAAGAGATACATCGGATGTACTAAACAATTTAACACTAATTTAACACAAATATATTATGATATATTATTAATATAATAAGGATGTAAAATGAAAAAAATATTACTGGTTCTATTGGCAATAGGTACGATGGTAAGCTATTCCCATGCTGAGATGAAGTGTGCACCAGGCAAATGCGGGGCAGCGATGAAAATGCCTGGAAAACCTAAAAAGATGATGAAGATGTTCCAGTCGGTTTCCAAAGAGAAAGCCATACTCCTGCAGGAGGGTAAAGCAAAAGCGTTTTGTCCTGAGTGCGGAATGTCACTGCCGATGTTCTATAAAACGAACCATGCTGCACATGTGAACGGAAAAACGAAACAGTATTGTTCTATTCACTGTGTAGTAGAAGATATGCAAAAAGGTTCCACACTTACAGATATCAAAGTGGTTGATACAAACTCCCTGAAGTTCATTGATGCTACAAAAGCTTTTTATGTTGTAGGAAGCAGTAAAAAAGGTACTATGACAGCCGTGAGTAAATATGCTTTCTCTTCCAAAGCAGATGCAGATGCTTTTGCCAAAGTCAACGGTGGCAAAGTGGTTGATTTCAAAGGAGCATTGGAAGCCGCAAAAGCAGACTTTGCCAAAGACAGTAAGATGATTGCCAAAAAACAGGCAATGATGGCTAAAAAAGGTGAGATGATGTATGGTAAAATGTGTCAAAAGACAGATAAAAAGTTTGCCACCACAGCAGAAGCCAAAGCTTTCATCATTGAGAATAAACTCTGTAAAGGTCTGAACGGCAAACAGTTACAGGCAGTCGGACTTTATCTTAAAAACAGATAAACTGCAGGGTGTTCTCTTCCGGGGCACCCGATGGAGGAGAAAGATTGAAAAAAATTATTTTTATAGTGTTATTGTGTCTGGTTTCACTTTATGCCGCAGAGAGTAGTACTATAAAAGTAATCAAACTTGCACAGAAGGGTGAGCGTATTGCCAAAGTGATGTGTGATAAGGATAAACTGCCCAAAGCGACAGGAACAATTGAAGAGCTGACAGAAAAGATCAAAAGTTCCAAAGCCTGTTCTCCTCTTTCACAGTCAAAACTAAAGGCAGTAGCCTACTATGTGAGTAACGGCAGTATGAAGAGGGGCAGTCACCATATTCATGTACCTGACGAGGCTAAGTGTCCTGTATGCGGTATGTTCGTGGCCAAGTATCCAAAGTGGGCGGCAGTAATGGAAGTAGATGGAGAAAAACGGTATTTTGACGGGGTTAAAGATATGATGAAGTACTATATCTTTGATGGTGATTTTCCCTATGACCGAAGCCGTATTGCAAAGATAACAGTGAGCGATTATTATACGCTTGAAGCGATTCCCGC
Coding sequences within it:
- the nosZ gene encoding Sec-dependent nitrous-oxide reductase, which encodes MSYRLSRFASLVLGSALSVTTLFGAGELDKVMKERGLTQADLLAAAKTYTPSGGRDKYIVFSSGGQSGQIMVYGVPSMRILKYIGVFTPEPWQGWGYDDDTKKILAQGNIRGKQITWGDTHHPALSETAGKYDGKWLVINDKANPRLAVIDLADFVTKQIVVNPVFKSDHGGAFFTPNSEYILEACQYAAPFDNNYHPIEEYKETYRGGVTVWKFDHEKGKIIPEESFTIEMPPYMQDLSDSGKAASNGWGFTNSFNSEMYTGGIEKGLPPFEAGMSRNDTDFLHMYNWKKLAELAKDDKNVKIINGHRVIPMNVAIKNDALFLIPEPKSPHGVDVSPDGKSIVVCGKLDTHATVYDFDKLMKAIKNKDYVGKDPYGIPILDLKKTMHCQAELGLGPLHNQYGKNWKDGEIYTSLYVDSQVVKWNYKTCKVEDRQNVNYNIGHLCGMEGKSADPQGDYIIALNKLAIDRFNEIGPLHPQNHQLIDIRGKKMQLLYDMPVPLGEPHQAVAIRASKLHTHVRYKMGTNAFTGEVHEGKTLAGQEKIVRKGNHVYVYGTVVRSHINPERVTVNKGDIVTFYLTNLERAQDETHGFTVDNYNIHTSLEPGKTVAATFKADMEGVFPYYCTEFCSALHLEMMGYLMVKDPNKKYTAAKKLKMAAMSPEQLKKEYEQTVAVNNATDKVIQSVVKFLKDNHYEKYPTVKALVVDALDQYGKIAEQKKKSDAAVKAGDLEKAILFENMIWQYMVKTADVGIRAKDLLVKKVAKPMSEAAKRGETAYLEGGCNGCHVIGKVSSGPDLTGVLQRHENGEQWVAEWIMHPEKMYENDYIKSMINYFNLKMPNQGMTEQQTKDIIEYLKWIDENANLF
- a CDS encoding cytochrome C, whose product is MSSLAKSRLFTLLALGILLYWFVIPAVFTHNVVEMGRQGKGEHLSDMTVKVWDYYQSGRYVSPNIPKEDANNLRKMIADDMELNVVTAPIWYVALEAPNYPKDAFPEGIPVFYHFDGFSGDVHEMNTINHYIGMDPMERGAPYLRMLAPYALIFVAWIMAMFMIYNNRLLNLLMLIPVVLPLVFIGFYSYWLYWFGHHMHDWGAFKIKPFTPTVFGDGKVAQFITHSYPTLGFWLLVAISVLSILALAAKRKYQKSKQEV
- a CDS encoding nitrous oxide reductase family maturation protein NosD — protein: MIQKIIAFSIAISSLSSAGNVLQEAIDNAKPGSRLELPAGIYRGNIVIDKPLIIDGKDQKAVIEGDGKSTVITILSSGVTVKNLTIRNSGENHDKVDAGIALKKVTQCIVENNRIVDCLFGIDMAEVTSSEINNNYIESKPFDLGIRGDGVRLWYSNDNHLSGNHLYKSRDFVVWYSHGNLIEKNLGEYGRYSLHFMYTGKNFVRDNVYKHNSVGIFFMYSRDTVATGNLIQNSLGTTGLGIGLKDASNFILKNNTIIYCARGLYVDRSPYEPGETNLIEGNRIIYNSEGIHFHSLSLHNRFENNVFKGNIENIVNDSYNTKVTENYFDGNYWDDYEGFDRNGDGIGDSAYNYYAYADKVWLLNHNVKFFYGSPVISILNFLAKLAPFSEPVLLLSDEHPKMYEGQV
- a CDS encoding 4Fe-4S dicluster domain-containing protein; translated protein: MEEKVQQPASKEELKRRAFMKQAAGLGVLGIAAAGGIWAAKGFKPEKGRLRPPGAVPEDQYLSMCIKCGQCLQVCPYDSIKLEDIDGKAGVGTAYIDPLARGCYLCEAFPCVLACPTGALNHEANVIDKVHMGMVIIVNESACIALENKKVTREMIGRIYDHTKVITNAERLARKVNIYDNDEEKVKLQKELLQKLSAEEGKICSLCADMCPYPAPEQAIGMVSKNGGLFPEIRDACVGCGACVEVCPTKVLQILPYATYAEVYEKNKGSKNA
- a CDS encoding c-type cytochrome, which produces MRNTVWIISLGTALVCFNGCSSEKPSESASEVKTTGDIVVTEGVVKTLKKEGESKENSGQFYYSYNKEKKGNEYNSETSKVRTELDAYRNIKSPYESVQITLMIQQLSPDYRLLCSACHDDYANGVIGPALLDKNATFIYEQIIAFKTGRKKNELMRELVNRIEEERLKAIAKEIERFNREIREMRSQGK
- a CDS encoding c-type cytochrome, which codes for MKHVLAAIVTVLALGAMFLVYQSDKEVNKLEEIKKMIAKTEVKVKLDTQTVLQVEPVESLSQVEIEKEQEKKKKELDEKLQALKEKAGNVAAFNVSPLYKQKCASCHGVNGEGIIGPKLIGLSAQKVYQDLVDFKSGARKNYVMYGLLSKMEESQMKELSDEIGSFETKLKEQQ
- a CDS encoding NapH/MauN family ferredoxin-type protein, whose amino-acid sequence is MDRYNGSVKELINAPLLSTLYYKTKNGKLRLTLRAWRWLSIIIINLLFFLSFHIDLQMLEGTLNGSRLFGFHLVDPFTALEIFAAEHHFHTNVIIGTMTLIVFYFLIGGKAYCAWVCPYGILSEIGERIHQILVRRKIIKEHKFTPNVRFVFWGIFLAAAAIDGYLVFEVINPIGYLSRAITYGWSLAFVWVLVVLSIEIFYSRRAWCKYICPVGTTYNMLGWASMTKVKWDMNRCDHCGACLNACFEDHVLEFIKPKYDKERKEKGVETQLVVNGDCTLCGRCFDVCHTDAYNYEFRLKDLI
- a CDS encoding ABC transporter ATP-binding protein; amino-acid sequence: MLVKVQKVSKVFMGSRVLDNVDLTVERGDRIAMMGPNGAGKTTLVRAILGFYHIDSGVISVNGYDPVKQRVDVLKNISFIPQLPPPVKLSLEELLLYVERSSGVSRAKIFEESNRMDLDLKKHISKPFFKLSGGMKQKLLIAIALSKKSDLLIFDEPTANLDPKGREKFYELLGEIDVSCSTLFITHRLDEIEGLVNRKIYMDLGKVVEDEKV
- a CDS encoding LIM domain-containing protein, with translation MKKFKFLFFTGLLFLLVFPGCDKKSTGEAVKMHWDRDMCERCKMAISERKFAVQIIEPESGRDYKFDDIGCAVLWIDETNIPWRDQAIIWVTDAKSGLWLDARQAKYTEGAITPMAFGFAAYSDETLPDGAKTYDLPRVTEKIREIEKKNTHKVRNY